The segment GTTTTGAGCAGGAGCTTGACCGTTTTATTACCGGAATCTCCCGCTAAGGGAATCGTAAAAACAAACACCTCGCCGTCCTTCTCGAACGACGACCCTCCGTACCAGAGATATCCGTCTTCCAGTTCGGTCAGGTTTTCCAGCAGTTTATTATTGATGAAGTCGTTTATCTTATATTTTTTTATCAGCTTGCCGTCCGTCCCGTAGATCACGATCATGTTATCGGTAGTCCCGGGATTCTCCCAGTCGTCGAACGTGACGACGTATTTCCCGTTATCGGTGACCAGCGCTTTCACCGGGGATACGGGATTGACGAGCTTCGCGCTCCAGACGGTGAGAAGCCCCGCCTTATACCCGGTCTGGTACAACGTGCCCTTGCAGGGCGTATCTCCGTCCGAGGGCTGAACTAACAGGCAATAATTCGAATTCGCGGAATAGAACTTTTCCGCTTTGGGCTTATCCCATTTTTTAGCGTACATCGACGATACGGAGATAAACACGCAAAAAGAGATGAACACGATCAGTTTTTTCATATTGGTTACCTCTTGGAAATAGTTTAACAGAGGGGAAGGATTTAGACAAGGAATATCGCCGATCCTGACTGTTGTTTATCCCCCGGCAAACCAGACCATTTCGCCCATACTCCCATCGAACGGCTTCGATGTAAAATCCCCGTACACGTCAAACTTACCGAACCCCGCGAGCATGAGCAGCAGCCGGAATTCCTGCTCGTATATCCAACGGAGAGACATATCGGTGAAAACCTGCCTGCCGCTCTTCAGGTAATCGAACCGCCACTTGATATACTGCACCTGCGGGATAATATCGTACCAATGGTTGAACGATACCTCGACATCCTCATCCATGCTCCCGATAAAGTATTTCCCCATCACCTGATAACGGTCGTTGGGGGATGAAGCATTATTCAGCATATCGAGGGAGGGACGGAAAAAGTTCAGGATAAGTTGACCGCCGGGGTTCAGGTGCGCCCGGATATTTCTCAGCGCGCGGATCTGTTCATCCTGAGTCGCGAGATGCAGGAAGGAGCGTCCGGGGATAAGTATCAGGTCGAATTGAAAGGGATACTGAAAATCGACCATACTTTGCCGTGAAAACCTCCCGTTGATATCGAGCCCGCGCCCGGCCGCGTTTTGTTCGAGGTATTTCAGCATCTCGGCGGAAATATCCAGACCGTATACGTCAGCCCCTTCCGCGAGGAGGTCGAGGGTCAGCCAACCCGTTCCGCACGCGATTTCCAGCGCCTTCGCGCCGGGAACTCCCCCGACGAGTTCGCGATAGTACTGGTGCTCCTCGGCACGTTTTCCCCGGTAGACCAGGTCGTATATCATCGCCCATTCTTCGTTCTGGAAATCATCCTTCATCGGCGGCTCCTTATGAACGATATTGTAAAGCCGGTAAGGTATTTTTACAAGGTTTCACCCATTTATAGCCGCTTCGAATTACCTCCTTTTCAAGGCGGCCTGTCAACCTTCTACCGAAGGTTGAAGACAGGCAAGGAAGTGACCATTGGGCGTGTTATAAAGAACTATGAAAACTATTGATATAAAAGTAAATAGTTTTGCGTCAGTCCCCGTCAGGGGGGAACCGCCCTTGTGAAAACAGGATTCAATCCTCTTGATTTAATTGACAACACCTGCGCTTCTTGTTAAAATATTAAGAATCTGAAAAAGTAAAGAGGAAAACATATGCCCGAATTAGCCCACCGTGTCAAATCGGTTTCCGCCTCAGAAACACTCGCTATCGCCGCAAGAGCGAAAGCATTGAAAAAACAGGGCGTGGACGTTATTTCTTTGGCTGCCGGCGAGCCCGACTGGGATATGCCCTACGAGGCGAAAGAAGCCGCGTTGACTGCGGTCCGCGAAGGGAATACCCGTTATACCGCCGCGTCCGGTCTCCCGGAATTAAAGGAAGCGGTCGCTGAAAAACTTACCGCCGAGAATAAGATAGAAACTGTCGCGTCGAACGTGATCATCACTACCGGCGCGAAATACGCGCTTTTCAGCGTCATCCAGGCTCTCGTAAATCCCGACGACGAGGTCATACTGATCGCGCCGTACTGGGTCAGTTATATCGAGATGGTCAAGATGGCGGGCGGTGTGCCGAAAATCATCCATACATCCGAGGACGACGGGTTTAAGCTCGATATCGACGAACTCGAGGGTTTTATCACCTCGCGGGTAAAAGGAATCATCCTGAACTACCCGTCTAACCCCAGCGGCGTCACCTATACCGCAGAGGAACTCCGCCGTATCGGTGAAATAGCCGTGAAGAAGGACATATTTATCATATCCGACGAAATATACGAGTACTTCAGCTACGATCAGCCCCATACGAGTATCGCGTCGCTGTCTAAAAAGATCGCCGATCAGACAATTACTATTAACGGTTTCTCGAAGTCGTACGCTATCCCCGGATGGCGTGTCGGTTACGCGACCGGGCCGGCGGATATTATCAACGCGATGAACAATATCCAGAGCCATTCTACATCCAACCCGAACACGATCGCGCAGATATCCATGCTGACCGCGCTGAAAGAATCGCGTAAATGGGTCGATAAAATGATCACGGAGTTCAAGGAACGCCGTGAATTTATGGTAGACGCTCTGAACAGCTTGCACGGTTTCCGCTGTATCAAGCCGGAAGGCGCGTTCTATGTCTTCCCTAATATACAGTACTATCTCGGTAACGAGGTCGGCGGGGAAGTGCCCACCGATACGGTTGCTTTTTCAAATATTCTGATGGATAAAGCCCATGTCTCCGTTGTTCCCGGAAGCTCCTTCGGACTCCAGGGACACGTGAGGATTTCCTATTGTGAATCCATACCGCGCCTGAAGGAAGCGATTGCGCGGATAGATTCGATTTTGGAAAAATAACAGGAGGTTTTAATGAGTAAGACGGTATGCGGAATTGACGCTGAAGTTCTCAAGGAAATCGGCGATATATTTTCAAAAACGA is part of the Brevinematales bacterium genome and harbors:
- a CDS encoding class I SAM-dependent methyltransferase, with the translated sequence MKDDFQNEEWAMIYDLVYRGKRAEEHQYYRELVGGVPGAKALEIACGTGWLTLDLLAEGADVYGLDISAEMLKYLEQNAAGRGLDINGRFSRQSMVDFQYPFQFDLILIPGRSFLHLATQDEQIRALRNIRAHLNPGGQLILNFFRPSLDMLNNASSPNDRYQVMGKYFIGSMDEDVEVSFNHWYDIIPQVQYIKWRFDYLKSGRQVFTDMSLRWIYEQEFRLLLMLAGFGKFDVYGDFTSKPFDGSMGEMVWFAGG
- a CDS encoding pyridoxal phosphate-dependent aminotransferase → MPELAHRVKSVSASETLAIAARAKALKKQGVDVISLAAGEPDWDMPYEAKEAALTAVREGNTRYTAASGLPELKEAVAEKLTAENKIETVASNVIITTGAKYALFSVIQALVNPDDEVILIAPYWVSYIEMVKMAGGVPKIIHTSEDDGFKLDIDELEGFITSRVKGIILNYPSNPSGVTYTAEELRRIGEIAVKKDIFIISDEIYEYFSYDQPHTSIASLSKKIADQTITINGFSKSYAIPGWRVGYATGPADIINAMNNIQSHSTSNPNTIAQISMLTALKESRKWVDKMITEFKERREFMVDALNSLHGFRCIKPEGAFYVFPNIQYYLGNEVGGEVPTDTVAFSNILMDKAHVSVVPGSSFGLQGHVRISYCESIPRLKEAIARIDSILEK